From bacterium, the proteins below share one genomic window:
- a CDS encoding enoyl-CoA hydratase/isomerase family protein — protein sequence MPSIRGKAGLTMEGAELDYEFVTFSRDDAVATITLDRPDAMNALSHGLERELHHALDEADADPAIRVIVLTGAGRAFSAGYDFEEDVAGDDATTAATLRQWLDTNQRSVEGFMHVMELSTPVIAAVNGWCLGGGFWYALCSDITIASEDATFGQPEVRGISSSSILFAVLAGWKNAHRYTLTGDHFDAAEALRIGVVNEVVPADRLLERANALAARIAMVPPDSVRLNKAITTYGLEAMGLRNAHNVMAFLATIAHASGDSSEVRHLHEAYRRGGIRAFLDARDGPFQPEPGGPRSRKDG from the coding sequence ATGCCAAGCATTCGTGGCAAGGCGGGTCTCACGATGGAGGGCGCCGAGTTGGATTACGAGTTCGTCACGTTCAGCCGGGACGATGCGGTGGCCACCATCACCCTCGACCGTCCGGATGCGATGAACGCGCTATCGCATGGGCTCGAACGGGAACTCCATCACGCGCTCGACGAGGCCGATGCCGATCCGGCCATAAGGGTGATCGTCCTCACCGGAGCAGGACGGGCGTTCTCCGCAGGCTATGACTTCGAAGAGGACGTTGCCGGCGACGACGCCACCACTGCCGCCACGTTGCGCCAATGGCTCGATACCAACCAAAGGAGCGTGGAGGGCTTCATGCATGTCATGGAACTCTCGACACCGGTGATCGCCGCGGTCAACGGATGGTGCCTGGGCGGCGGGTTCTGGTACGCGTTGTGCTCGGACATCACGATCGCCTCCGAGGACGCGACCTTCGGCCAGCCGGAGGTCCGGGGGATATCGAGTTCGTCCATCCTGTTCGCCGTGCTGGCCGGGTGGAAGAACGCCCACCGCTACACCCTCACCGGCGACCACTTCGACGCCGCGGAGGCGTTGCGGATCGGGGTCGTGAACGAGGTGGTGCCGGCCGACCGGTTGCTGGAGCGGGCCAACGCCCTGGCGGCGAGGATCGCCATGGTGCCGCCCGACTCGGTGCGTCTCAACAAGGCCATCACCACCTATGGCCTGGAGGCGATGGGACTGCGGAACGCCCACAATGTGATGGCGTTCCTCGCCACCATCGCCCACGCATCCGGCGATTCGTCCGAGGTCCGGCACCTCCACGAGGCGTATCGCCGGGGTGGGATCAGGGCGTTTCTCGACGCTCGCGACGGTCCGTTCCAGCCCGAACCCGGCGGGCCACGGTCTCGCAAAGACGGGTGA
- a CDS encoding aminomethyltransferase family protein, which produces MLEDLGVEGFVGTPFHKRTAAAVETSSWFPWPPYIVPDIYTDFREELAAMRTAATLNEMSPLSKTRIGGPDAPRLANRILPRNALTQEVGQVLYSPWCNEEGRMVADGLVFRFGAEDYVFVAGPQEQWFKMNAAGLDVEVEDISQSIGILALQGPESTEVLERATGRDWSSLGFSRMAKTEIGGAIVDVSRQGFTGEVGYELWVSPEGACPMWDALMDAGGKYGLRPAGEYAIDIARVEAGLLIIGADYMGAGPDPTPPVDDPTQMRECSPFELRLGRFIDFDKPDFLGRQALLDEQAAGGAPRRMVGLSIDWRAMLEYQLERGEFVQMFPRVHDMPLPVIDSGRRVGYATSVTWGPTVGMLIGLGHIDRESASLGAQHTVLWSAAGQTVEIAAEVVPLPFRPHRRA; this is translated from the coding sequence ATGTTGGAAGATCTGGGTGTCGAGGGGTTCGTGGGGACGCCGTTCCACAAGCGGACGGCAGCAGCCGTCGAGACATCTTCCTGGTTTCCCTGGCCCCCGTACATCGTGCCCGACATCTATACCGACTTCAGGGAGGAGCTGGCGGCGATGCGAACGGCCGCCACCCTCAACGAGATGTCTCCCCTGTCGAAGACCCGCATCGGCGGCCCCGATGCTCCCCGGCTGGCGAACCGGATCCTCCCCCGGAACGCTCTCACCCAGGAGGTGGGCCAGGTCCTCTACTCGCCGTGGTGCAACGAGGAGGGAAGGATGGTCGCGGATGGCCTCGTCTTCCGCTTCGGCGCAGAGGACTACGTGTTCGTGGCCGGGCCTCAGGAACAGTGGTTCAAGATGAACGCCGCCGGGCTCGACGTCGAGGTCGAGGACATCAGCCAGTCGATCGGCATCCTCGCCCTCCAGGGACCCGAGTCAACCGAGGTTCTGGAGCGTGCCACCGGCCGGGACTGGTCCTCCCTGGGGTTCTCCCGGATGGCAAAGACGGAAATAGGCGGAGCGATCGTGGATGTGAGCCGCCAGGGCTTCACGGGCGAGGTCGGCTACGAGCTATGGGTGTCGCCGGAGGGCGCCTGCCCGATGTGGGACGCGCTGATGGATGCAGGCGGGAAATACGGGCTTAGGCCCGCCGGGGAGTATGCCATCGACATCGCCCGGGTGGAGGCCGGCCTCCTGATCATCGGCGCCGACTACATGGGGGCCGGACCAGATCCGACCCCGCCTGTCGACGACCCTACCCAGATGCGCGAATGCTCCCCGTTCGAGCTTCGATTGGGTCGCTTCATCGACTTCGACAAGCCGGACTTCTTGGGGCGGCAAGCCCTTCTGGACGAGCAGGCCGCCGGGGGCGCGCCTCGACGGATGGTGGGGCTCAGTATCGACTGGCGGGCGATGCTGGAGTACCAGCTCGAGCGGGGCGAGTTCGTGCAGATGTTTCCCCGGGTGCACGACATGCCCCTCCCCGTGATCGACTCGGGCCGGCGGGTGGGATACGCCACCAGCGTCACCTGGGGACCGACAGTCGGGATGCTCATCGGTCTCGGCCACATCGACAGGGAATCGGCAAGCCTGGGAGCGCAACACACCGTGCTGTGGTCGGCTGCCGGTCAGACGGTGGAGATCGCGGCCGAGGTCGTCCCCCTGCCGTTCAGACCCCACCGGCGCGCCTGA